The Rhizobium sp. BT04 genomic interval TCGACGCGGCTGCGCTGGAGTGCGGCCCGGATCGCCGTTGCTCCCAGCTCCGGGGCAGTGGCGTCCTTCAGCTCGCCCTGAAAGCTGCCGATCGGGGTGCGCGCTGCACCGACGATGACGATGGGATCCTGCGATGTCATGTTCTCCTCCTTCGGGCAAAGCGCTCATCGCGCGCCCATCCGCAATGCGCCGTCAAGGCGGATGACCTCGCCGTTCAGCATGTTGTTTTCCAAGATATGGCGCACGAGCCCGGCAAATTCCGCCGGCCGGCCGAGCCGCGGTGGAAAGGGCACGCTCTTGCCGAGTGCTGCCTGAACCTCGGCCGGCATATCAGCCATCATCGGCGTCTCGAAAATGCCGGGCGCGATCGCGACGACGCGAATGCCGTGGCGGGCAAGCTCGCGCGCGATCGGCAGGGTCATTGCCGCCACCCCACCCTTGGAGGCGGCATAGGCCGCCTGGCCGATCTGGCCGTCAAAGGCGGCGACCGAGGCCGTATTGATGATCACGCCGCGTTCGCCTTCGGCATCCGGCTCGGTCTTCTCGATCGCCGCGGCGGCAAGCCGGATCATGTTGAACGTGCCGATGAGGTTGATCCCGACCGTGCGGGCAAAACTTTCGAGCCGGTGCGGCCCGTCGCGGCCGATCACCTTTTCGGCCGGTGCGACGCCCGCGCAGTTCACCAAGCCGCGCAAGTCCCCGAAGGCTTCGAGGGCTGCAGCGACCACCGCGGCTCCTTCCTCGCCATCCGTCACGTCGGCCTTGACGAAACGGGCGTCGCTGCCGAATTCCCGGACGATTTCCTGACCGGCTTCCGCGTTGAGATCGGCGATCGTCACCCGCCCGCCGGCTTCCACGATCATACGCGCCGTTGCCGCTCCGAGGCCGGAGCCGCCGCCGGTTACGATGAAACTTGCACTTGGGATCAGCATAAATGTTCCTCCCTGCCGGCCGCGCCCTCCTCCAAGCGCAACCGACGGGTAGGATTCTATTCGCTCCACCTATTGCAAGCGATGACAGAACTGCTCCATTATTTCGGCCAGTTTTGCCATAGAGAGTGCGATGGCCGAAATCGAGCGACGGATGATTGCGCCGGCCTTTGTCGAGGAAGCCCTCGACAGCCTGCGGCGGCTGGATAAGCCGACAGAGCCTGTTCTTGCGCGCGCGGGGCTGCTGCCGCGGGTCGACCAGCCAGTGTCGGCCGAGACCTATGGTGCGCTCTGGCTGGCCATCGCCGCCGAGCTCGACGACGAATTCTTCGGCATGGGCGGCCGGCCGATGCGCAGCGGCAGCTTCACGCTGCTCTGCCACTCTGTGCTGCATGCGCCGACGCTGGGTCATGCGCTTCGCCGGGCACTGCGCTTCCTCGACGTCGTGCTCGACGATCCCAGGGGACAGCTCGTCATCCGCGACGGCCTGGCCGAGGTCGAGCTCCGGGATGCAGGCGGCCCGCGTTCGGCCTTCGCCTACCGCACCTACTGGATCATCCTGCACGGCATCATCTGCTGGCTGGTCGGCCGGCGCATTCCGATCCGGCTCGTCGATTTCCGTTGCGCCGAGCCCAAACAAGGCGCCGACTACCGGCTTTTCTTCGGTGCTCCGGTGCGTTTCTCGCAAACCATCAGCCGGCTGGGCTTTGACAGCACCCTGCTCGACTTGCCGATTTCACGCAGCGAACAGGCGCTCAAACAGTTCCTGCGTAGTGCGCCCGCCAATATCCTGGTGCGTTATCGCTATGATGCCGGCATCGCCGCCGCCGTTCGCCGGCGCTTGAACCAGGCAACGCCTGCCATGTGGCGGAGTTTTGCCGAGCTTGCCGCCGATATGCGCATGCCGCCCTCCACGCTCCGCCACCGCCTGCACGACGAGGGACAAAGCTATGCCGCCATCAAGGACGATATCCGCCGGGATCTCGCCGTCGAACTGCTGCTGG includes:
- a CDS encoding 3-hydroxyacyl-CoA dehydrogenase, encoding MLIPSASFIVTGGGSGLGAATARMIVEAGGRVTIADLNAEAGQEIVREFGSDARFVKADVTDGEEGAAVVAAALEAFGDLRGLVNCAGVAPAEKVIGRDGPHRLESFARTVGINLIGTFNMIRLAAAAIEKTEPDAEGERGVIINTASVAAFDGQIGQAAYAASKGGVAAMTLPIARELARHGIRVVAIAPGIFETPMMADMPAEVQAALGKSVPFPPRLGRPAEFAGLVRHILENNMLNGEVIRLDGALRMGAR
- a CDS encoding AraC family transcriptional regulator yields the protein MAEIERRMIAPAFVEEALDSLRRLDKPTEPVLARAGLLPRVDQPVSAETYGALWLAIAAELDDEFFGMGGRPMRSGSFTLLCHSVLHAPTLGHALRRALRFLDVVLDDPRGQLVIRDGLAEVELRDAGGPRSAFAYRTYWIILHGIICWLVGRRIPIRLVDFRCAEPKQGADYRLFFGAPVRFSQTISRLGFDSTLLDLPISRSEQALKQFLRSAPANILVRYRYDAGIAAAVRRRLNQATPAMWRSFAELAADMRMPPSTLRHRLHDEGQSYAAIKDDIRRDLAVELLLGTPKTIGEIAVQLGYSEPSAFFRAFRKWIGKSPEAFRRDGTENREDVSRID